From Dethiosulfovibrio faecalis, the proteins below share one genomic window:
- a CDS encoding thioredoxin family protein → MARILEGFEKLYDGVTVRKINLMDNMDYAKKYGVRVVPTLIFLSPEEELLLKHEGIMNSEQLKDSWKELGYELEDLK, encoded by the coding sequence ATGGCGCGAATCCTGGAAGGGTTCGAGAAACTGTACGACGGCGTGACGGTCAGAAAGATAAACCTCATGGACAACATGGACTACGCGAAAAAATACGGAGTAAGGGTGGTCCCCACCTTGATATTCCTGTCCCCCGAAGAAGAGCTGCTGCTGAAACACGAGGGGATAATGAACTCCGAACAGCTCAAGGACAGCTGGAAGGAGCTCGGATACGAACTGGAGGACTTGAAATGA
- a CDS encoding YitT family protein, translating into MEFMSPRRLVGRFAELVRREWNTFWLATVGTVLMSFAIVALTVPYRFAGAGLAGIAILTKYVWNISPAWAIAFGNVFLLGWGWRVLSPRFVLWTLYVSMLTSGAVAFFELFSYPMLQDEFLAAILAGVFGGVGIGLVFRVGASTGGTDVIVMAARKRWGVDVGMYSFYINIAILLGSWFVVDLEKLLLGGVALYVESLVIDSVLKSFDRRKQITVITSRDDEVRRFILEILGKSATMVKAEGAYTGDERMMFIVVVNRRQAMELKRFVVSVDPRAFIVLSDVAEVVGEGFKHWKHI; encoded by the coding sequence ATGGAGTTTATGTCGCCTAGGCGCCTTGTGGGGCGTTTTGCGGAATTGGTCCGTAGGGAATGGAACACCTTTTGGCTAGCTACCGTAGGGACTGTACTGATGAGCTTCGCCATAGTTGCTCTGACCGTTCCTTACCGTTTCGCCGGTGCCGGTTTGGCCGGAATAGCCATTTTGACCAAATACGTCTGGAATATCTCTCCGGCGTGGGCCATAGCTTTCGGAAACGTCTTTCTGCTGGGCTGGGGGTGGAGGGTCCTGTCCCCTCGCTTTGTCCTCTGGACTCTTTACGTCTCCATGCTGACCTCCGGGGCCGTGGCGTTCTTCGAGTTGTTCTCCTATCCGATGCTACAGGACGAGTTTCTGGCGGCCATACTGGCCGGTGTATTCGGCGGGGTGGGTATAGGATTGGTGTTTCGTGTGGGGGCCTCCACAGGGGGGACCGACGTCATAGTGATGGCCGCCAGAAAGAGGTGGGGAGTCGACGTCGGTATGTACTCTTTCTACATAAATATAGCCATACTTCTCGGATCTTGGTTCGTCGTAGACCTGGAGAAACTATTGCTCGGAGGGGTTGCCCTGTACGTGGAAAGTCTGGTCATAGACAGCGTTCTCAAGTCATTCGACAGACGAAAGCAGATCACCGTAATAACTTCCAGAGACGACGAGGTCCGGCGTTTTATCCTTGAGATCCTTGGCAAGAGCGCCACGATGGTCAAGGCTGAGGGAGCCTATACCGGCGACGAAAGGATGATGTTTATAGTGGTCGTCAACAGAAGACAGGCCATGGAGCTCAAGCGATTTGTCGTGTCGGTAGATCCCAGGGCCTTCATAGTTTTGTCCGACGTCGCCGAGGTCGTAGGCGAGGGCTTCAAGCACTGGAAACACATCTGA